A DNA window from Engraulis encrasicolus isolate BLACKSEA-1 chromosome 3, IST_EnEncr_1.0, whole genome shotgun sequence contains the following coding sequences:
- the LOC134446056 gene encoding regulator of G-protein signaling 3-like, with protein MHTIHGLCHFCIERNLPKVTIHRGKDGYGFTICSDSPVRVQAVDPGGPAHQAGLQHMDTLLQLNGQPVEHWKCVDLAHAIRSCRSDITMVVWRTLPVMKPYFEGLIHQPSYKTSNYDTVVSPMAKKPEKTPPLLSNPLKRSGRKKKSGGSDGDARGSTGGLLDGAWPWRDKREDNNDYKGRTTTLKGTRVTSSNGDNYIILSPVQPGNQQILQSVYTDNNGTIGTLGRIYQTHPSRGVHQAGPFLQDPTTLARNSLRRSINSKTIPPPSSSYRHSYANYQNCTIVQSHLPHSSYGTYVALTPKILIFPVHVQPLDLCSPDHTLLLSEEMILHDSSHLSMKATVFIYTDLMLLTREDEPGRCNVLQSPLYLHHLKLQDVPADKMRLYITYKTEKGESLISLEAFSAEQKRRVLQCLRENINKQLQLRDTRLSHEQLLQPHPVDIKGDCSPVGLLPFVPGPHPSDISSAPYFTSSSSVSSSVSSVSSSSHPRSPRMDRARAERGHLLYPKTRSPLVESSDHRVPAIPPLPPLPSLSLTPQRVERPAAAVPLSSGGQAGGGGGDADVWKRKVDVVDTSAGMEATLQARQVGERGMEERLQAQQESHHHQQHHHHHQPQQLEHQSQEQHQQREQGEGESASETVSVCARPTSSTTSSSSSPLMAPKLSLVRSFSTEPVTSPSTDDEEEEDDDDDDDDDDEEEEEDSGDDGYLTKRRSVLGASPVATHHGDCDGGDEQLAAMMSMPLPLHRRTHSEGSLLQEPRSPRFISKPAFISDPGFILASDHALQCGGAAHHHHHRPVWAPPSPNTMRKQLTCGSSGLGAAHICMLLTGRRQVCTEANCRCDVGRGGLRKKSKSLARDMKSKLTFGRKKKEQRGRSRLRKMEKTLRTARPDPEEALQWGESFEQLLSHKYGVAVFRAFLQTEFSEENLDFWLSCEDFKQLKSHTKMTSRAKKIFAEHVSIQATREVNLDSYTREQTRENLESVSLSCFELAQCRIYGLMERDSYPRFLRSDLYLELTNQKRPSSMPDLS; from the exons ATGCACACCATCCATGGACTATGCCACTTCTGCATCGAGCGAAATCTGCCCAAG GTTACCATCCACAGAGGGAAAGATGGCTATGGCTTTACGATCTGCTCTGACTCTCCTGTGCGGGTCCAAGCCGTGGATCCAG GGGGTCCGGCTCACCAGGCAGGCCTGCAGCACATGGATACTCTACTGCAGCTCAATGGCCAGCCTGTGGAGCACTGGAAATGTGTGGACCTTGCACATGCCATCAG GAGCTGCCGCAGTGACATCACAATGGTAGTGTGGAGAACCCTGCCTGTCATGAAGCCTTACTTCGAGGGCCTCATCCACCAGCCCTCCTACAAGACCTCCAATTACGACACAGTGGTCTCCCCCATGGCCAAGAAGCCAGAGAAGACTCCCCCTCTGCTGTCCAACCCGCTCAAGAGGAGCGGGCGCAAGAAGAAGTCGGGTGGCTCGGACGGGGACGCCAGGGGGTCGACGGGGGGCTTGCTGGACGGAGCCTGGCCCTGGAGGGACAAGCGAGAGGATAATAACGACTACAAGGGACGAACGACGACTCTGAAAGGGACGCGCGTGACCTCATCAAACGGGGACAACTACATCATCCTCTCGCCCGTCCAGCCAGGAAACCAG CAGATACTGCAGTCTGTGTACACCGACAACAACGGCACCATCGGAACGCTCG GGCGGATCTACCAGACGCACCCCAGCCGCGGAGTGCACCAGGCGGGGCCGTTTCTCCAGGACCCTACCACCCTGGCCCGGAACTCCCTCCGCCGCTCCATCAACAGCAAGACCATCCCTCCGCCATCGTCCTCCTACAGACACAGCTACGCCAACTACCAGAACTGCACCATCGTGCAGTCTCACCTGCCCCACTCCAGCTATGGCACCTACGTGGCACTCACCCCAAAGATCCTCATCTTTCCCGTTCATGTGCAG CCTCTCGACCTGTGTAGTCCCGATCACACCTTACTTCTTTCAGAGGAGATGATCCTTCACGACAGCTCACACCTCTCCATGAAG GCTACTGTGTTTATCTACACTGACCTGATGCTGTTGACCCGTGAGGATGAACCGGGCCGCTGCAACGTGCTCCAGAGCCCCCTCTACCTGCACCATCTGAAACTGCAGGATG TTCCTGCCGATAAGATGAGACTCTACATCACCTACAAGACAGAG AAGGGGGAGAGCCTGATTAGCCTTGAGGCGTTCTCCGCCGAGCAGAAGAGGAGAGTCCTCCAGTGCCTCCGAGAGAACATCAACAAACAACTGCAGCTACGCGACACCAGACTCAGCCACGAGCAG CTGCTACAGCCCCACCCGGTGGACATCAAGGGCGACTGCAGCCCGGTGGGCCTCCTCCCCTTCGTGCCCGGCCCCCACCCCTCCGACATCTCCTCCGCCCCgtacttcacctcctcctcctccgtctcctcttccgtctcctccgtctcctcctcctcacaccctCGCTCGCCCAGGATGGACCGGGCACGGGCCGAGCGCGGCCACCTCCTCTACCCCAAGACGCGCTCGCCGCTGGTGGAGAGCTCGGATCACCGGGTGCCGGCCATCCCACCTCTGCCGCCTCTACCCTCCCTGTCCCTCACCCCTCAGAGGGTGGAGAGGCCGGCGGCAGCTGTACCACTGTCATCAGGAGgccaggctggaggaggaggaggagacgcggATGTCTGGAAGAGGAAAGTGGACGTGGTGGATACCTCAGCAGGCATGGAGGCCACACTGCAGGCAAGACAG GTGGGTGAGAGGGGTATGGAGGAGAGGCTCCAGGCCCAGCAGGAgagccatcatcatcagcagcatcatcatcatcatcagccgcAGCAGCTGGAGCACCAGTCCCAGGAGCAGCATCAGCAGCGTGAGCAGGGCGAGGGGGAGAGCGCCTCAGAGACGGTGAGCGTGTGTGCCAGGCccacctcttccaccacctcctcctcttcctcgccccTGATGGCCCCCAAGCTCAGCCTGGTGCGCTCCTTCAGCACTGAGCCCGTCACCTCCCCCTCTACCgacgacgaagaagaagaggacgacgatgatgacgacgacgacgatgatgaggaggaggaggaggatagtggCGACGACGGTTACCTGACCAAGAGGCGCAGCGTGCTGGGGGCGTCTCCTGTGGCGACTCACCACGGCGACTGCGACGGCGGCGACGAGCAGTTGGCGGCCATGATGTCCATGCCCCTCCCCCTACACCGCCGCACGCACAGCGAGGGCAGCCTGCTGCAGGAGCCGCGCTCCCCGCGCTTCATCTCCAAGCCAGCCTTCATCTCCGACCCGGGCTTCATCCTGGCCTCCGACCACGCCCTCCAGTGTGGTGGcgccgcccaccaccaccaccacaggcccGTCTGGGCCCCGCCCTCCCCTAACACCATGAGGAAGCAGCTGACGTGTGGCAGTAGCGGTCTGGGGGCCGCACACATCTGCATGCTGCTCACGGGCAGACGACAG GTGTGCACGGAGGCCAACTGCAGGTGTGATGTGGGCCGGGGAGGCCTGAGGAAGAAGTCCAAGAGCCT GGCCAGGGACATGAAGAGCAAGCTGACTTTTGGCCGCAAGAAGAAGGAGCAGCGCGGACGCAGCCGACTGAGGAAGATGGAGAAGACCCTCCGCACCGCTCG GCCTGACCCAGAAGAGGCACTACAGTGGGGGGAATCCTTTGAGCAGCTGCTGTCCCACAAAT ATGGAGTGGCTGTGTTCCGTGCCTTTCTGCAAACGGAGTTCAGCGAGGAGAACCTGGACTTCTGGCTCTCCTGCGAGGACTTCAAGCAGCTCAAGTCCCACACTAAGATGACCTCCAGAGCCAAGAAGATCTTCGCCGAACACGTCTCCATTCAGGCCACCAGAGAG GTCAACCTGGACTCATACACCAGAGAACAGACCCGCGAGAACCTGGAGAGCGTGAGCCTGTCGTGTTTCGAGCTGGCGCAGTGTCGCATCTACGGCCTGATGGAGCGGGACTCCTACCCCCGCTTCCTGCGCTCTGACCTCTACCTGGAACTGACCAATCAGAAGAGGCCCAGCTCCATGCCTGACCTATCCTGA